Proteins encoded within one genomic window of Tabrizicola piscis:
- the arcC gene encoding carbamate kinase has translation MRIVVALGGNALLKRGEPMTAEAQHTNVRIAAEALADLARDHQVIVAHGNGPQVGLMALHAATFAPDNPWPLDVLGAETEGMIGYLIEQELMNALPPGTDCATLLTRVEVNRKDPAFDQPTKPIGPVYTAEEGKQVRADHQWSMVAEATGGLRRVVPSPLPVAILNIGPIRLLVEAGVSVICAGGGGIPVVRGVDGKMEGVEAVIDKDRTAALLATALAADILLMLTDVEAVFRDWGTPTQMLIGRITPEALDAMEFESGSMAPKITSACAFVRAGGKLAGIGSLQDARAIVEGKAGTQIRLDTSLPERSIPTGAAAKILP, from the coding sequence ATGCGCATCGTCGTGGCCCTGGGCGGCAATGCCCTACTGAAGCGCGGCGAGCCGATGACGGCCGAGGCGCAGCACACCAATGTGCGGATCGCAGCGGAGGCGTTGGCGGACCTTGCGCGGGATCATCAGGTCATCGTCGCGCACGGCAACGGACCGCAAGTCGGGCTAATGGCGCTGCACGCGGCGACGTTTGCGCCTGATAATCCCTGGCCATTGGATGTGCTGGGGGCGGAAACCGAAGGTATGATCGGCTACCTGATCGAGCAGGAGCTGATGAATGCCCTCCCCCCAGGCACCGACTGCGCCACCCTGCTTACCCGGGTCGAGGTCAACCGCAAGGACCCGGCCTTCGACCAGCCGACCAAGCCCATCGGCCCGGTCTATACTGCCGAAGAAGGCAAACAGGTCCGGGCGGATCATCAATGGTCGATGGTGGCCGAAGCGACGGGCGGCCTGCGCCGGGTTGTCCCGTCACCCCTCCCCGTCGCAATCCTGAACATCGGGCCGATCCGCCTTCTGGTCGAGGCAGGGGTCAGCGTGATCTGTGCGGGCGGTGGCGGCATCCCCGTGGTGCGCGGCGTGGATGGCAAGATGGAGGGGGTCGAGGCGGTAATTGACAAGGACCGCACAGCGGCCCTGCTGGCGACGGCCCTTGCGGCAGACATCCTTTTGATGCTGACGGATGTCGAGGCGGTGTTCCGCGACTGGGGAACTCCCACGCAGATGCTCATCGGTCGCATTACTCCCGAGGCGCTGGATGCGATGGAGTTTGAGTCTGGATCAATGGCACCGAAGATCACCTCGGCCTGTGCCTTTGTTCGGGCCGGTGGAAAGCTCGCCGGGATCGGCAGCCTCCAGGACGCACGCGCCATTGTCGAAGGCAAGGCAGGCACACAGATCCGGCTCGACACATCACTTCCGGAAAGGTCCATCCCGACCGGAGCGGCAGCGAAGATATTGCCCTGA
- a CDS encoding cupin domain-containing protein, translated as MKGYLADIETLTEENTDFRKVLYTGHNLQLVLMSLTPGQDIGTETHATHDQFFRIEKGHGEVVIDGVRHKIKGGDALIVPAGAKHNVLNTGDKRLRLYTIYGPPNHVDKLVEVTKADAEASREVFDGVASE; from the coding sequence ATGAAGGGCTATCTCGCCGACATCGAAACGCTGACCGAAGAGAACACCGATTTTCGCAAGGTGCTTTACACCGGTCATAACCTGCAGCTCGTGCTGATGTCGCTGACCCCCGGTCAGGACATCGGGACGGAGACCCACGCCACACATGACCAGTTCTTCCGCATCGAAAAGGGCCATGGCGAGGTCGTGATCGACGGCGTTCGCCACAAGATCAAGGGCGGCGATGCGCTGATTGTTCCAGCCGGGGCGAAGCACAACGTCCTCAACACCGGCGACAAGCGCTTGCGCCTCTATACGATCTACGGCCCGCCGAACCACGTCGACAAGCTGGTCGAGGTGACCAAGGCCGACGCCGAGGCCTCACGCGAAGTCTTTGACGGCGTGGCCAGCGAATAG
- a CDS encoding SDR family NAD(P)-dependent oxidoreductase yields the protein MTLSMTGKTVLITGAAGALGLATAKLLASRGASIAALDKVGTDFGELQSVVADPKRLLELEADVTDEAAFAAAVQTTVTTFGTIDVFFNNAGIEGPVAPIPDFPTDGFRRVMEVNVTGIFLGLKLVIPVMAVAGHGSIINSSSVAGLTGSSGLCAYVASKHAVLGLTRAAAVEWGAKGIRVNCINPGPIESRMMASIEEGARPGEAATVHAGFAATIPMRRYGSPDEVAGLVAFLASDDAGYINGGAYTVDGGLTAA from the coding sequence ATGACGCTTTCAATGACTGGCAAGACTGTCCTGATCACCGGTGCCGCAGGCGCACTTGGACTGGCGACGGCCAAGCTTCTGGCATCTCGTGGCGCCTCTATCGCGGCACTCGACAAGGTTGGGACCGACTTTGGCGAGTTGCAGAGCGTTGTCGCGGACCCTAAGCGCCTGCTGGAACTTGAGGCCGACGTCACGGACGAAGCTGCCTTCGCGGCGGCGGTTCAAACCACAGTCACTACCTTCGGTACAATCGACGTCTTCTTCAACAACGCGGGCATCGAAGGGCCAGTCGCCCCGATCCCCGATTTTCCGACTGATGGGTTTCGCCGGGTGATGGAGGTCAACGTGACCGGCATCTTCCTGGGGCTGAAACTGGTGATCCCCGTCATGGCCGTGGCCGGGCATGGCAGCATCATCAACTCCTCCAGCGTTGCAGGGCTGACGGGTTCGTCCGGCCTTTGCGCCTATGTCGCAAGCAAGCACGCGGTCCTTGGGTTGACCCGGGCGGCGGCGGTCGAATGGGGGGCCAAGGGCATCCGGGTGAACTGCATCAACCCCGGCCCGATCGAAAGCCGGATGATGGCCTCGATCGAAGAAGGCGCGCGCCCGGGCGAGGCTGCCACCGTCCATGCAGGCTTTGCCGCAACGATCCCGATGCGCCGCTATGGCAGCCCGGACGAGGTCGCGGGGCTGGTCGCATTCCTTGCCTCCGACGATGCGGGCTACATCAACGGGGGAGCCTATACGGTTGACGGCGGTCTGACAGCGGCATGA
- a CDS encoding glycosyltransferase family 2 protein, which translates to MQFAKFLSNFYNDIRALVQEAPDSGVHSISITMVKNEQDIIETFLRTNRPYLDAMIVMDNGSIDETRRIAIDCARELGGIFVVDSPEDGFAQASQATAALRFVQSALFADHVFFLDCDEFLSAKNPADFRSDVSAEPAGTATAHAWQTYLPGPEQKEDDRDPMTTIRFVRRAEKPAFTKCVLHLGGAFSETMAVGKGAHKVRIGRDWMAAAARPDFPLIHIPVRSADQILAKALSGWNSAVIEKPSLLKAGPNYSGTSYHRRRLLDVVRDAALPLSGSAVASIAMSYAQSARTTDFMDNAQAALPKLDLARRYSDGFVLPAELSVFKTVMGKSALDYSGLLPPAKRGKGASNSAKKAADVLQPSNMPVDIAPFRFLAETVQPNSVLDIGCGAGSYLKLFEMFGATEILGVNGVDPAATVLGESQSARHDLRQRLELGRCFDLVMCLGLNRHLDAAAAEVFLDSMARHARDLIVFAVAEPARGMSEQSNGLTIDSILDLWARNGWAPQLIETLGLRAISTLSTFRRNLLVLRRAGPEVDGTAAAALRSIANLRYRPYPQGGGIRSAPFAEAYPAVNLAYGRVRPRPKA; encoded by the coding sequence ATGCAGTTTGCGAAGTTCTTATCAAATTTTTACAATGACATAAGAGCCTTAGTGCAGGAGGCCCCGGACTCGGGTGTTCATTCCATCTCGATAACGATGGTGAAGAATGAACAGGACATCATCGAAACCTTCTTAAGGACAAATCGACCCTATCTTGACGCGATGATCGTCATGGACAACGGATCGATCGACGAGACGCGCCGGATTGCGATCGACTGTGCCCGGGAGTTGGGTGGCATATTCGTGGTAGACAGTCCCGAAGACGGTTTTGCCCAGGCATCGCAGGCGACGGCCGCACTTCGGTTCGTGCAGAGTGCGCTCTTCGCCGATCACGTGTTCTTCTTGGACTGCGACGAATTTCTTTCTGCAAAGAATCCCGCCGATTTCCGCAGCGACGTTTCCGCAGAGCCGGCGGGCACAGCAACGGCTCACGCCTGGCAGACATATCTGCCGGGTCCAGAGCAAAAGGAAGACGACCGGGACCCGATGACGACGATCAGGTTTGTTCGCCGCGCGGAAAAGCCCGCTTTCACGAAATGCGTTCTGCACCTTGGTGGCGCCTTTTCCGAGACGATGGCGGTGGGCAAAGGGGCGCACAAAGTCCGGATCGGACGTGACTGGATGGCGGCGGCGGCAAGACCGGACTTTCCCTTGATCCATATCCCGGTTCGCAGCGCGGATCAGATCCTCGCGAAGGCGCTGTCAGGTTGGAACAGCGCCGTCATCGAAAAACCCTCGTTGCTGAAGGCTGGCCCCAACTACAGTGGCACCTCTTACCATCGCAGACGCCTGCTGGACGTCGTGCGAGACGCCGCGCTGCCACTTTCGGGATCGGCTGTTGCAAGCATCGCGATGTCCTATGCCCAGAGCGCGAGGACAACGGATTTCATGGACAACGCCCAAGCGGCACTGCCGAAGCTTGATCTTGCCCGACGATACTCGGACGGCTTTGTGCTCCCGGCAGAGTTGTCGGTTTTCAAGACCGTCATGGGGAAATCAGCCTTGGACTATTCAGGGCTGCTGCCGCCTGCAAAGCGCGGCAAGGGAGCCTCGAATTCGGCAAAGAAAGCGGCCGATGTCTTGCAGCCGTCAAATATGCCGGTAGACATCGCGCCCTTCCGCTTTCTGGCCGAAACCGTTCAGCCAAACTCTGTTCTGGATATCGGCTGTGGGGCGGGCAGCTACCTCAAGCTTTTCGAAATGTTCGGGGCAACCGAGATCCTGGGAGTTAACGGCGTTGATCCTGCCGCCACGGTTCTTGGAGAGAGTCAGTCGGCGCGCCATGATCTGCGCCAGCGACTTGAGCTTGGCCGCTGCTTTGACCTGGTAATGTGCCTTGGGTTGAACCGGCACCTTGATGCGGCCGCAGCGGAGGTCTTCCTGGACTCGATGGCCCGCCATGCAAGGGATCTGATCGTCTTTGCGGTTGCAGAACCGGCCCGAGGCATGTCTGAGCAGTCAAACGGCCTGACTATTGACAGTATTCTTGACCTATGGGCAAGGAACGGCTGGGCTCCCCAGCTGATCGAAACGCTTGGGCTGCGCGCGATATCGACATTGTCGACGTTTCGACGGAACCTATTGGTCTTGCGACGGGCAGGCCCCGAGGTTGACGGCACGGCTGCGGCTGCCTTGCGGTCGATCGCAAACCTGCGTTATCGCCCCTACCCACAAGGCGGTGGCATCCGAAGCGCCCCATTTGCCGAGGCTTATCCGGCCGTAAACCTGGCCTATGGTCGCGTGCGCCCCCGCCCAAAGGCTTGA
- the argF gene encoding ornithine carbamoyltransferase, producing the protein MPQNLHGRSFLKLLDFSGDELRFLLRLGSSLKEAKAAGTEQPLLKSKTIALIFEKDSTRTRSAFEVAAFDQGAHVTYLGPTGSHIGTKETMKDTARVLGRFYDAIEYRGFGQAEAEVLAEFAGVPVYNGLTDEFHPTQVLADLMTMRENTHKHLSDIAFCFVGDTGGNMGASLMVGAALIGMDIRLCGPKALWPNKVLVEQCRTLAETSGARITLTEKLAEGAEGCDFVYTDVWVSMGEPETVWADRIALLSPFTVTQKVMDLTGNPHAKFLHCLPAFHNRDTKTGEKVFQTYGIDCMEVSEEVFESPASKVFDQAENRLHSIKAVLVATIGA; encoded by the coding sequence ATGCCGCAAAATCTTCACGGCCGCAGCTTTCTGAAACTGCTGGATTTTTCGGGGGACGAGTTACGCTTCCTTTTGCGCCTTGGTTCCAGCCTCAAAGAGGCGAAGGCGGCGGGCACCGAGCAGCCATTGCTGAAAAGCAAGACCATCGCCCTGATCTTCGAGAAGGACAGCACACGGACCCGCAGCGCCTTTGAGGTTGCCGCTTTCGACCAGGGCGCGCATGTCACCTACCTTGGGCCGACCGGCAGCCATATCGGGACCAAGGAGACGATGAAGGACACCGCCCGCGTGCTGGGCCGGTTCTATGATGCCATCGAATACCGGGGCTTCGGACAGGCCGAGGCCGAAGTGCTGGCCGAGTTCGCGGGCGTCCCGGTCTACAACGGGCTGACGGATGAGTTTCATCCGACGCAGGTCCTCGCCGACCTGATGACGATGCGGGAAAACACCCACAAGCACTTGTCCGACATCGCCTTCTGCTTCGTGGGTGATACCGGCGGCAACATGGGCGCGTCGCTGATGGTTGGCGCGGCGCTGATCGGCATGGACATCCGCCTCTGCGGGCCGAAGGCACTTTGGCCGAACAAGGTTCTGGTCGAACAGTGTCGCACGCTGGCCGAAACCTCGGGCGCGCGGATCACGCTGACCGAGAAGCTTGCCGAAGGAGCGGAGGGCTGCGACTTCGTCTACACCGACGTCTGGGTCTCGATGGGCGAGCCGGAGACAGTCTGGGCGGATCGCATCGCACTTTTGTCTCCCTTCACCGTCACGCAGAAGGTGATGGACCTGACCGGCAATCCGCATGCCAAGTTCCTGCACTGCCTGCCCGCCTTCCACAACCGCGACACCAAGACCGGAGAGAAAGTGTTCCAGACCTATGGCATCGACTGCATGGAGGTGTCGGAGGAAGTCTTCGAATCTCCCGCATCGAAGGTCTTCGATCAGGCCGAGAACCGCCTTCATTCGATCAAGGCTGTCCTCGTCGCCACGATAGGGGCCTGA
- a CDS encoding cation-translocating P-type ATPase, translated as MKHSNPSLTTGLSQAEATTRLTAEGPNELPKGKRRSPLRIIFDVLQEPMLALLLAGGVVYLLLGSREEALILLAFACLSVGITVVQEARTERVLEALRDLTSPRALVIRDGQRQRIAGRELVRGDVIVLAEGDRVPADAALIDAQDLSADESLLTGEAVPVRKLAGAATEARPGGEDQPMVYSGSLIVRGTGVACVTATGKASEIGKIGTSLGKLDTETPHLQRQMRKLVIVFAAVGAAVSVAVVALYGLLRGGWLDGVLAGIAVGMSMLPEEFPMVLAVFMAMGAWRISKVRVLTRRASAIETLGAASVLCTDKTGTLTENRMTIAELRLPDGTAAKVGQMLPEAFRELAAAGVMASAPEPFDPMEKAFHALSKADLREDETLPGTGRQLVRSYPVSPELLAMSQVWGAGEGWQIAAKGAPEALAVLCRLDKAARARMTVEVDQMAGAGLRVLGVAEASQQGTLPKDHRDFCFRFLGLVGLADPLRASVPDAVAQCRSAGIRVIMITGDYPTTAQAIAAEAGLHGDRVISGPELAAITDVDLATAVRDVTIFARVMPEQKLRIVTALKTSGAVVAMTGDGVNDAPSLKAANIGIAMGGRGTDVAREAASIVLLDDDFGSIVTTVRLGRRIYDNLRKAMSFILAVHVPIAGMALMPLLFGMPILFGPMHIAFLEMVIDPVCSLVFEAETEEDDVMTRKPRPPGEPLFSGPTILWSLVQGALVLAVKATIFALAPGYGMTTDQVRGMTFAALVFAIVALILVDRSRSSSILRAVTRPNRALAVVLPIVGALLAVTLFWPTARDLFGFAALGPAHLAVPPLAGLTVLLALEVMKPIWRWAVQRNKAAPAITSGKIAVH; from the coding sequence ATGAAACATTCTAACCCATCCCTTACCACTGGTCTGAGCCAGGCCGAAGCCACTACCCGGCTTACGGCCGAGGGGCCGAACGAATTGCCCAAAGGCAAACGCCGGTCGCCGCTGCGGATCATCTTCGATGTGCTGCAGGAACCCATGCTGGCGCTGCTACTGGCGGGGGGCGTCGTCTATCTGCTTTTGGGCAGCAGGGAGGAAGCGCTGATCCTTCTCGCCTTCGCCTGCCTATCGGTCGGGATCACCGTCGTGCAAGAGGCCCGGACCGAGCGGGTCCTGGAGGCATTGCGCGACCTGACCAGCCCGCGTGCGTTGGTCATCCGCGACGGTCAGCGTCAGCGGATTGCGGGGCGTGAGTTGGTACGGGGCGACGTGATCGTGCTGGCCGAGGGCGACCGGGTGCCAGCCGATGCGGCCCTGATCGACGCCCAGGACCTGTCGGCGGACGAATCCCTTCTGACCGGCGAGGCGGTACCGGTACGCAAACTGGCAGGGGCGGCGACAGAGGCGCGACCGGGGGGCGAGGATCAGCCGATGGTCTATTCCGGCAGCTTGATCGTGCGGGGCACCGGGGTCGCCTGCGTGACCGCTACCGGCAAAGCCAGCGAGATCGGCAAGATCGGCACCTCGCTGGGGAAGCTTGATACCGAGACGCCGCACCTGCAACGCCAGATGCGCAAGTTGGTGATCGTCTTTGCAGCCGTGGGGGCGGCGGTCAGTGTGGCAGTGGTGGCGCTTTACGGCTTGTTGCGGGGCGGGTGGCTGGACGGGGTGCTTGCCGGGATCGCAGTCGGCATGTCGATGCTGCCCGAGGAGTTTCCGATGGTGCTGGCCGTCTTCATGGCGATGGGGGCCTGGCGGATTTCCAAGGTCCGGGTGCTGACGCGGCGGGCCTCGGCGATTGAAACGCTGGGCGCGGCCTCGGTCCTATGCACCGACAAGACCGGCACGCTGACCGAAAATCGCATGACGATTGCCGAACTGCGCCTGCCCGACGGGACGGCGGCCAAGGTTGGACAAATGCTCCCCGAGGCGTTCCGTGAGCTGGCGGCGGCGGGGGTGATGGCCTCGGCGCCCGAGCCCTTTGATCCGATGGAGAAGGCATTCCACGCCCTGTCCAAGGCCGACTTGCGCGAAGACGAGACGCTGCCCGGAACTGGGCGGCAACTGGTCCGCAGCTATCCCGTCTCGCCCGAGCTTCTGGCGATGTCGCAGGTCTGGGGGGCGGGAGAGGGCTGGCAGATCGCCGCCAAGGGCGCGCCCGAGGCGTTGGCGGTGCTGTGCCGCCTGGACAAGGCGGCGCGCGCACGGATGACGGTCGAGGTCGATCAGATGGCGGGCGCGGGCTTGCGCGTCCTGGGCGTGGCCGAGGCTTCGCAGCAGGGCACCTTGCCCAAGGACCATCGCGATTTCTGCTTTCGGTTTCTGGGGCTTGTGGGCCTCGCCGACCCTCTGCGCGCCTCGGTGCCCGATGCCGTGGCCCAGTGCCGCAGTGCGGGGATTAGGGTGATCATGATCACCGGCGACTATCCCACCACCGCGCAGGCCATTGCGGCCGAGGCGGGGTTGCACGGGGATCGCGTCATTTCCGGGCCAGAGCTTGCCGCCATAACGGACGTTGACCTGGCGACTGCGGTCCGCGATGTCACGATCTTCGCCCGCGTCATGCCGGAACAGAAGCTGCGCATCGTGACCGCGCTGAAGACTTCCGGAGCCGTGGTGGCGATGACCGGCGATGGTGTGAACGACGCGCCGTCGCTGAAAGCCGCGAACATCGGCATTGCCATGGGCGGGCGCGGGACCGATGTCGCGCGCGAGGCGGCGTCGATCGTACTTCTGGATGATGACTTCGGCTCCATCGTCACGACTGTCCGCCTGGGCCGCCGGATCTACGACAATCTGCGCAAGGCGATGAGCTTCATCCTTGCCGTTCACGTCCCCATCGCCGGGATGGCGCTGATGCCGCTTCTGTTCGGGATGCCGATCCTCTTCGGCCCGATGCACATCGCCTTTCTGGAAATGGTGATCGACCCGGTCTGCTCTCTCGTCTTCGAGGCGGAGACGGAGGAAGACGACGTGATGACCCGCAAACCGCGTCCGCCGGGCGAGCCACTGTTTTCCGGCCCGACGATCCTGTGGAGCCTCGTGCAAGGCGCGCTTGTTCTGGCAGTGAAAGCGACGATCTTTGCCCTGGCCCCGGGCTATGGGATGACTACGGATCAGGTGCGCGGGATGACCTTTGCCGCCCTCGTCTTCGCCATCGTGGCGCTGATCCTGGTGGACCGGTCGCGCTCGTCGTCGATACTTAGGGCCGTCACCCGCCCAAACCGGGCCCTGGCCGTGGTGCTGCCCATCGTGGGGGCATTGCTGGCCGTGACCCTGTTCTGGCCCACCGCGCGCGACCTTTTCGGCTTTGCGGCCCTTGGTCCGGCGCATCTGGCGGTGCCGCCACTGGCAGGCCTGACGGTTCTTCTCGCGCTGGAAGTGATGAAGCCGATCTGGCGCTGGGCGGTGCAACGCAACAAGGCGGCCCCGGCGATCACGTCCGGAAAAATCGCGGTCCACTGA
- a CDS encoding YfcC family protein, translating into MPLTEKPGFRFPSAFTILFGLIILVAALTWIIPAGQYARVPSEALGKDVPVAGSYAATDANPQGIFDVLLAPIAGFYDPVAYTANAIDVSLFVLIIGGFIGVVTATGAIDAGIKRAMVKAKGREVWMIPFLMALFALGGTTYGMAEETLAFYLILTPVMIAAGYDALVAVAVIMLGAGIGVLGSTINAFSTVIASDAAGVTFAEGLWLRIAILVVCWAVTVAFVMRYAARVKADPSKSLVFDRKATNEAHFLNDTTTDVTFTGLQQLVLVLFALTFAVMIWGVSTGGWWMAEMSALFLAAAIVIGIVARLGEGKLVEAFVNGARDLLGVALIIGLARGIVVVMDAGHITDTILHSAEVSVAGLPKTAFILVIYWIEVGMSFFVPSTSGLAVLSMPILAPVADFAGVKRELVVTAFATASGMVNLVTPTSAVVMGGLAIGRVPYERWLRFVWPLLVILTLILMAALALAVYVEATP; encoded by the coding sequence ATGCCGCTAACCGAAAAACCCGGGTTCCGTTTCCCATCCGCCTTCACCATCCTCTTCGGCCTGATCATCCTTGTGGCCGCGCTGACCTGGATCATCCCCGCCGGGCAATATGCCCGCGTGCCATCCGAGGCCCTGGGCAAGGATGTGCCCGTCGCTGGCAGCTATGCCGCAACGGACGCTAACCCGCAGGGTATCTTCGACGTCCTCCTCGCCCCCATCGCCGGGTTCTATGATCCCGTGGCCTATACCGCGAATGCCATCGACGTCTCGTTGTTCGTCCTGATCATCGGCGGCTTTATCGGTGTGGTCACCGCAACCGGTGCCATCGACGCCGGGATCAAACGCGCGATGGTAAAGGCCAAGGGGCGCGAGGTCTGGATGATCCCGTTCCTGATGGCGCTTTTCGCCCTAGGCGGCACTACCTATGGCATGGCTGAAGAAACCCTGGCCTTCTACCTGATCCTGACGCCGGTGATGATCGCCGCAGGCTATGACGCGCTGGTGGCAGTCGCCGTAATTATGCTGGGCGCGGGGATCGGGGTGCTCGGCTCAACCATCAACGCCTTCTCCACCGTCATCGCCTCGGACGCCGCGGGGGTGACCTTTGCCGAGGGGCTGTGGCTGCGTATCGCCATTCTGGTGGTCTGCTGGGCGGTCACCGTCGCCTTCGTCATGCGCTATGCCGCGCGGGTTAAGGCCGATCCGTCGAAATCGCTGGTCTTCGACCGCAAGGCCACCAACGAGGCGCATTTTCTGAATGACACCACCACCGATGTGACCTTTACCGGGCTGCAACAGCTGGTGCTGGTCCTCTTCGCCCTCACCTTCGCGGTGATGATCTGGGGAGTCTCCACCGGCGGCTGGTGGATGGCCGAGATGAGCGCCCTCTTCCTTGCCGCAGCCATCGTCATTGGCATCGTCGCCCGGCTGGGCGAAGGCAAGCTGGTCGAGGCCTTCGTGAACGGCGCGCGGGACCTCCTGGGCGTCGCCCTCATCATCGGGCTGGCGCGTGGCATCGTCGTGGTGATGGACGCAGGGCACATCACCGACACCATCCTGCACTCCGCCGAAGTCAGCGTGGCGGGCCTGCCCAAGACCGCCTTCATCTTGGTGATCTACTGGATCGAGGTGGGAATGTCGTTCTTCGTCCCCTCCACCTCGGGCCTTGCGGTCTTGTCGATGCCCATCCTCGCCCCCGTCGCCGATTTCGCCGGGGTGAAGCGCGAGCTGGTCGTCACCGCCTTTGCCACCGCCAGCGGGATGGTCAACCTTGTTACCCCTACTTCGGCGGTAGTGATGGGTGGCCTCGCCATCGGTCGGGTGCCCTACGAGCGTTGGCTGCGCTTTGTCTGGCCGCTTCTTGTCATCCTCACCCTCATCCTCATGGCCGCCCTCGCGCTGGCCGTCTACGTGGAGGCCACGCCATGA
- a CDS encoding Acg family FMN-binding oxidoreductase: MNRRTLLTAVGTAVVLGAAGYWRQAREADLYVTTAAGARVPLNLAATGPERLAELVRMAALAPNSHNTQAWRFTAVPGGVHIAVDPARRTPVVDPDDHHLFVSLGAAVETLIIAATAYGTTARPEIAADGTVTLIFAEGVAASPLLPAIRIRQSHRGLYDGSALTEADRVALKADPTLRLIEDAPTRTALRDLTVAAYGAQMADTAYRAELKSWLRFSQGAALESRDGLFSGCSGSPALPQMLGESLFGVLVTAKGQSEALAAQIDSTPALAFLVSDPDTPAGRIDTGRRLARICLAATAQGLAMAHINPAIESPDSRAEVARICGVTSGRPSILLRLGRTLDLMPYSLRRPSAQTLLT, from the coding sequence ATGAACCGCCGCACGCTTTTGACGGCTGTGGGGACTGCGGTCGTCCTTGGGGCGGCGGGCTACTGGCGGCAGGCCCGGGAGGCCGATCTTTATGTTACGACCGCCGCTGGTGCCCGCGTGCCGCTGAACCTTGCTGCGACCGGACCCGAGCGTCTGGCCGAACTCGTGCGGATGGCCGCACTCGCGCCGAACAGTCACAACACCCAAGCGTGGCGCTTCACCGCAGTGCCGGGTGGCGTGCACATCGCCGTCGACCCCGCGCGGCGGACGCCGGTGGTGGATCCCGACGATCACCACCTGTTTGTCAGCCTTGGGGCGGCGGTGGAGACGCTGATCATCGCCGCTACCGCCTATGGCACCACGGCCCGCCCGGAAATCGCCGCCGATGGCACGGTGACACTGATATTTGCTGAGGGCGTTGCCGCCTCCCCACTCCTGCCCGCAATAAGGATCCGCCAATCCCATCGCGGGCTTTACGACGGCAGCGCACTGACCGAGGCCGACCGCGTGGCCCTAAAGGCCGACCCCACCCTGCGCCTGATCGAGGATGCCCCGACCCGCACTGCGCTTCGCGACCTGACTGTCGCGGCTTACGGCGCTCAGATGGCCGATACTGCCTACCGGGCCGAGCTGAAATCATGGCTGCGGTTTTCGCAAGGCGCCGCGCTGGAAAGCCGTGACGGCCTCTTTTCCGGCTGCAGCGGCAGCCCCGCCCTGCCGCAGATGCTGGGCGAAAGCCTCTTCGGGGTGCTTGTCACTGCCAAGGGTCAAAGCGAGGCGCTGGCCGCGCAGATCGACAGCACGCCCGCGCTGGCCTTTCTGGTCAGCGACCCGGACACACCTGCGGGCCGCATCGACACCGGCCGTCGTCTGGCAAGGATTTGCCTTGCGGCGACGGCTCAGGGGCTGGCGATGGCCCACATCAACCCCGCCATTGAAAGCCCGGACAGCCGGGCCGAGGTGGCGCGCATCTGCGGCGTCACCTCGGGCCGCCCGTCGATCCTTCTCCGCCTCGGGCGGACGCTGGACCTCATGCCCTATTCCTTGCGCCGCCCGTCCGCGCAAACCCTATTGACCTAA
- a CDS encoding Crp/Fnr family transcriptional regulator → MTTQHTPFARKLGAFVALSPEELGLLDQLHSRRRTFPALRDMVYEGQVERSAYILASGRVCSYKLLPGGTRQIVDFQIPGDFLGLRSVLFRTADHNIEPITRVQASEVQAQDLLDAFNTAPRLAAAVLWAASRDEAMVVEHLVDIGRRDAKQRMGHFLLELGARLKLVGLGSSDGYNCPLTQYLLADALGLSAVHVNRVLRELREDGLVSFQQGKVIFSDFDGLVEFTEFDRHYLDHEGPLMK, encoded by the coding sequence TTGACAACCCAGCACACTCCCTTTGCGCGAAAGCTGGGGGCCTTTGTCGCCCTTTCCCCCGAGGAACTGGGTTTGCTTGATCAGTTGCACAGCCGACGCAGGACCTTTCCGGCGCTGCGGGATATGGTCTACGAAGGGCAGGTCGAACGATCAGCCTACATTCTGGCGTCCGGCAGGGTCTGTTCCTACAAGCTTTTGCCGGGAGGAACCCGGCAGATCGTCGATTTCCAGATCCCGGGAGATTTCCTTGGCTTGCGCTCGGTCCTGTTTCGCACGGCGGACCACAATATCGAACCGATCACCCGGGTGCAGGCCTCGGAAGTTCAGGCACAAGACTTGCTGGATGCATTCAACACGGCACCCCGGCTGGCTGCGGCAGTGCTCTGGGCGGCTTCGCGGGACGAAGCGATGGTGGTGGAGCATCTCGTTGACATCGGGCGGCGGGATGCCAAGCAGCGGATGGGGCATTTCCTTCTAGAATTGGGTGCGCGGCTGAAGCTTGTCGGGCTGGGCTCAAGCGACGGCTACAACTGCCCACTGACGCAATATCTGCTGGCCGATGCCCTTGGCCTGAGCGCCGTTCACGTGAACCGGGTGCTGCGCGAGCTGCGTGAGGATGGGCTTGTCAGTTTTCAGCAGGGCAAGGTCATTTTCAGCGATTTCGATGGCCTGGTCGAGTTTACCGAATTTGACCGACACTACCTTGATCACGAGGGTCCATTGATGAAGTGA